In Bradyrhizobium sp. CCBAU 051011, the following are encoded in one genomic region:
- a CDS encoding LysM peptidoglycan-binding domain-containing protein: MTSPTQVAAVMIRTALSACILSAACNLAVADPVARTAPAVATVAPDAPPAATQPQARVYLFRGALGPIFSRGMDRLTKRLQEAGIRADVYEFTICRLIADQAIRDYRDNAAPIVLIGHSMGGLCALTFAGILKSENISVSLVVTIDPAHASPKVPLNVERFINIFLSDSVLGGGDVVAEQGYQGHYASFDLKQHEEVTHINIDKMDSVHEQLVTAIAQLPATPLPPKGEALPLRYVVPPDAPLELWDSGTQQFARSGDTLQRLAALNHVPLWSLTQANQYSDSAPLSVGQRVLIPRRLVPPVATSPAPRPKR, translated from the coding sequence ATGACAAGTCCGACGCAGGTTGCGGCGGTGATGATCCGTACGGCCCTTTCCGCCTGCATCTTGTCGGCTGCTTGCAATCTGGCGGTGGCCGATCCGGTCGCACGCACGGCCCCTGCTGTCGCGACGGTCGCTCCTGATGCGCCTCCGGCCGCGACCCAGCCGCAGGCGCGCGTCTATCTGTTCCGGGGCGCGCTCGGTCCGATCTTTTCGCGCGGAATGGACCGCCTGACCAAGCGCCTCCAGGAAGCCGGTATTCGGGCCGACGTCTATGAATTCACCATTTGCCGGCTGATCGCAGATCAGGCTATCCGCGATTACCGTGACAATGCTGCGCCGATCGTCCTGATCGGTCATTCGATGGGCGGACTGTGCGCCTTGACCTTCGCCGGGATTCTGAAATCCGAAAACATCTCGGTAAGCCTGGTGGTCACCATCGATCCTGCTCACGCAAGCCCGAAGGTGCCGCTGAACGTCGAGCGCTTCATCAACATTTTCCTGTCCGACAGCGTCTTGGGCGGCGGCGACGTGGTGGCGGAGCAGGGTTACCAGGGTCACTACGCCAGCTTCGATCTGAAGCAGCACGAGGAAGTCACCCACATCAACATCGACAAGATGGATTCCGTCCACGAGCAATTGGTGACGGCAATTGCACAGCTTCCGGCGACGCCTTTGCCGCCCAAGGGAGAGGCGCTGCCGCTGCGCTACGTCGTTCCTCCCGATGCCCCGCTGGAGCTGTGGGACAGCGGCACGCAGCAATTCGCCCGTTCGGGCGATACCTTGCAGAGGCTTGCGGCGCTTAACCACGTACCGCTGTGGTCGCTGACCCAGGCCAATCAGTATTCGGACAGTGCACCGCTGTCAGTTGGCCAGCGCGTCCTGATTCCGCGCCGTCTTGTGCCACCTGTCGCGACATCACCGGCACCGCGACCGAAACGATAG